The Lactuca sativa cultivar Salinas chromosome 2, Lsat_Salinas_v11, whole genome shotgun sequence genome includes a window with the following:
- the LOC111916006 gene encoding protein PIN-LIKES 3 → MGFLDLLSTASTPILKVLIITALGSILAMDSVDILGQSARNYVNNVVFFVSNPALVSSNLAQTITLESIISMWFMPVNIIITFIIGAALGWLLFIITKPPPHLKGLILGVCSAGNLGNLPLIIVPAVCKEKGSPFGDPDVCHGYAMAYASLSMAMGTLFVWTFVYNLLRVFSEDSGNNIVTDTVTMKEGLSERLLPSSTSNVNMMGKEKGMLGTIKQHFGNFSRAVNLKAVLSPSTTGALVGLIVGMIAPIRRLLVGTEAPLHVIQDSASLVGDAAIPTMTLILGANLLRGLKGSSGVSLPLVFGIVAARLVLLPIIGIFIVKGALYLGFVHADPLYVYVLLLQFALPPSMNIGTITQLFGAGESECSVIMMWSYGLASVTLTLWSMFFMWLVA, encoded by the exons ATGGGGTTTCTTGATCTTCTGTCTACTGCTTCTACGCCTATTCTCAAAGTTCTGATAATCACAGCACTCGGCTCAATTCTTGCCATGGATTCTGTCGATATCTTGGGCCAAAGTGCAAGAAATTACGTCAATAAT GTTGTGTTCTTTGTGTCTAATCCAGCACTTGTGTCTAGCAATCTTGCTCAAACAATCACTCTTGAAAGCATAATTTCTAT GTGGTTTATGCCTGTTAATATTATTATTACATTCATAATTGGAGCAGCACTTGGATGGTTGCTTTTTATCATCACAAAACCACCTCCACATCTAAAAGGCCTCATCTTGGGTGTATGTTCAGCAG GAAACTTGGGAAACTTGCCTTTGATTATAGTCCCAGCTGTATGCAAAGAGAAAGGAAGTCCCTTTGGTGATCCTGATGTTTGTCATGGGTATGCCATGGCGTATGCTTCATTATCTATGGCA ATGGGAACGTTATTTGTGTGGACTTTCGTGTACAACCTACTAAGGGTATTCTCGGAAGATTCTGGTAACAATATTGTCACAGACACAGTAACCATGAAAGAGGGTTTGAGTGAAAGATTGCTTCCATCATCTACATCTAATGTTAACATGATGGGAAAAGAGAAG GGGATGTTAGGTACAATTAAGCAACATTTCGGGAACTTTTCAAGAGCTGTTAACTTGAAAGCGGTGTTGTCACCATCAACCACCGGAGCT CTTGTAGGCCTCATAGTTGGAATGATTGCCCCAATTCGTAGGCTACTAGTAGGCACCGAAGCTCCTCTTCACGTGATTCAAGATTCCGCATCCTTAGTCGG GGATGCGGCGATCCCGACTATGACATTGATTCTGGGTGCTAACCTTTTAAGAG GTTTGAAAGGATCATCGGGTGTCTCGTTACCACTTGTGTTTGGAATCGTAGCAGCTCGGTTAGTTTTGTTGCCAATTATTGGCATTTTTATCGTGAAAGGAGCACTTTACCTTGGCTTCGTGCATGCGGATCCTCTTTATGTTTACGTTCTTTTACTACAGTTTGCGCTTCCGCCTTCTATGAACATTG GTACAATAACACAATTATTTGGAGCTGGTGAAAGTGAATGTTCGGTGATTATGATGTGGTCGTATGGTTTGGCGTCAGTGACACTCACCCTTTGGTCGATGTTCTTCATGTGGCTTGTGGCTTGA